Sequence from the Nitrosopumilus maritimus SCM1 genome:
CACTCCCAACCATCAAGATTGTACATTTCAATTCTTTTGAGTAGTTTCTTGGATCTTCCAATAAGACCATCATTTAGGACACGTAAGGCACCTCCCCTTACTCTATCAGTTTTGATTCGCGCCATAGATTTGTGATTTACAACCTCATAAGGGTCAGTATCAACACCGTCTAGCTCTACTGGAAGATTGGAAATCACATGTTCAATATCTTCATCTAGGATATGGAATTGAAAACTACTAGCCTCTCTTTCATAGATTCTTAACTCCTCAACAAATCGACCTGTTTCATCATCAAATGAATTGGCCTGGAATTTTGATAGTCCTGCTGTCTTTCTGACATGATCTGCAATCAACATAGTTACGGCAGATTCTGTTCCTCCAGCAGAACGCATAGGACCTGCAATGGAAACTGAAAGATATTCAGAACCATCCTTGTTTTTTTTAATCTTTACCTCACTAATTCCTTGCAACGGAGCAATTGTGACTCCTTCTGTAACAATTGCCAATCCAACACGTACTGCCAGATCAAGTTTTTCTTCCAAAGTAGAATCAGGAAGTGAGTATTTTCCCTGTGCAATCTCTTTTGATAGAATTAATGCAGAGAGTTCTTTTCCGTTAGTTTTTAGAAGTTCTCGAAGTGGTTCAGCGATATCAATTTCGTGCATTTTTGCTACACGATCAGCCAGATCAAATGCGATTTTCGGCTCTATTATGCCGGAAGAGTCAACTAGGCTTGATTTTGCAGATGCAGCAGTCTCAAAAATGTTGTATGTTTCTGTAGATAGACTAGAGTAGTAATCAGAATAGTAATCAGGCATCTTAATGCCACTAATACGAGAAATTGCGTCGTTTTCAGACATATAGAGTATTATTACTTGCTTCTTTGAATTGCTTTTGTTATTTCTTCGAGTTTCTTGAGACTTCCACCTTTCTCAAGGAAAGTGCCAATTACTAAGGCATCAGCTCCTGCTTTAACCAAGTTTTGGGCGGTTTTTACGTCCTTTATCCCACCACCTACAATCAAAAATCCGTTAAACAACTGTCTAACAGTCTTGACCATCTCTGGTGTAACACTAGATTTTGCACCAGAACCTGCCTCAAGATAGACAAATCTCATTCCAAGAAATTGAGCTGCAAGTGCATAGGCTGCAGCAATTTTGGGCTTTTCAAATGGGATTCCTCTTGCAGAACCAACAAACCAAGCAGTTGTACCATCTCCTATTACCAGATATGCTGTAGGAAGAGGCTCTAAACCAAATTTTAGAACACTTGGTGCACCTAGGGCCTGTGCTTGTGTGATAAAGTATGGGTTTTCTGAGTTCATTAAGGAACTAAACAAAATGGCATCAGCGTCAGGCACAACCCCCGTAACATTGCCAGGAAAGAGGATTATTGGTATTTTGATGCCTTTTTTGATGCCTTTTACCACCTGAGCCATCTCTATCTGATCTGTAGCAGACGAGCCACCAACCAAGATTGCAGACGCCCCAATCTTTTCGACATCTTTTGCTAGTTTAGCAGATGCCTCTAGATTTGATACCTCTGAATCTATTAGAACAAACA
This genomic interval carries:
- a CDS encoding geranylgeranylglyceryl/heptaprenylglyceryl phosphate synthase, which gives rise to MAGNKVETFLKSELKKKNALLFVLIDSEVSNLEASAKLAKDVEKIGASAILVGGSSATDQIEMAQVVKGIKKGIKIPIILFPGNVTGVVPDADAILFSSLMNSENPYFITQAQALGAPSVLKFGLEPLPTAYLVIGDGTTAWFVGSARGIPFEKPKIAAAYALAAQFLGMRFVYLEAGSGAKSSVTPEMVKTVRQLFNGFLIVGGGIKDVKTAQNLVKAGADALVIGTFLEKGGSLKKLEEITKAIQRSK